A stretch of Aerococcus christensenii DNA encodes these proteins:
- the glyA gene encoding serine hydroxymethyltransferase, giving the protein MWINEKKDTEVFEWIEKEKERQEQSIELIASENFVSVEVMQAQGSVLTNKYAEGYPSKRYYGGCQMVDHIEQLAIDRAKQLFGAEYANVQPHSGSQANSAVFQAFLQPGDTFLGMNLTEGGHLTHGSPVNFSGKLYHAIHYGLNPQTERVDYDQVRELALKHHPKMIIAGFSAYSRSLDFKKFREIADEVGAILMVDMSHVAGLVATGLYPNPVPYADVVTTTTHKTLRGPRGGLILAKEEYGKKLNSAIFPGSQGGPLEHVIAAKAVAFYEALQPEFKTYCEQIIKNAKAMAEVFTRDNPARLITGGTDNHLLLIDVTGFGLTGKDAEHILDSIHITANKNTIPNEKQKPFITSGIRIGTPAITTRGFKEKEAQQVAEWIITALENPKNSAILKQLNDEVLALTTRFPLYEK; this is encoded by the coding sequence ATGTGGATAAATGAAAAAAAAGACACTGAAGTATTTGAATGGATTGAAAAAGAAAAAGAACGTCAAGAACAAAGTATCGAGCTTATTGCTTCTGAAAATTTTGTCTCTGTGGAAGTTATGCAAGCTCAAGGGAGCGTTTTAACCAATAAGTACGCTGAAGGATATCCAAGTAAACGTTACTATGGCGGATGCCAAATGGTCGATCATATTGAACAATTAGCCATTGATCGGGCTAAACAATTATTCGGCGCAGAATACGCGAATGTTCAACCTCACTCTGGCTCTCAAGCTAATAGCGCTGTCTTCCAAGCTTTCCTACAACCAGGAGATACTTTCTTAGGAATGAACTTAACCGAAGGCGGTCACTTAACTCATGGCTCTCCGGTGAATTTCTCTGGGAAACTCTACCATGCCATCCATTACGGACTAAACCCTCAAACAGAGCGCGTCGATTATGACCAAGTCAGAGAGCTTGCCCTCAAACATCATCCTAAGATGATTATTGCAGGTTTCTCAGCTTATTCACGTAGCTTAGATTTTAAAAAGTTCAGAGAAATTGCAGATGAAGTCGGTGCTATTTTAATGGTGGATATGTCTCATGTAGCAGGTCTTGTAGCAACTGGACTCTATCCGAACCCGGTTCCTTATGCAGATGTCGTCACAACTACTACCCACAAAACTCTTCGTGGCCCTCGGGGTGGTCTCATCCTTGCCAAAGAAGAATACGGCAAAAAACTCAACTCTGCTATCTTCCCAGGCAGCCAAGGAGGCCCTCTTGAACATGTCATTGCTGCTAAAGCCGTTGCCTTCTACGAAGCCTTACAACCTGAATTTAAGACTTACTGTGAACAAATCATCAAAAATGCGAAAGCCATGGCCGAAGTCTTTACCAGAGATAACCCCGCCCGCCTCATCACGGGAGGCACGGATAACCACCTCTTGTTAATTGATGTGACTGGATTCGGTCTTACCGGAAAAGACGCCGAACATATTCTCGACAGTATTCATATTACGGCTAACAAAAATACAATTCCTAATGAAAAACAAAAGCCCTTTATTACAAGTGGAATTCGGATCGGAACACCTGCTATCACCACACGTGGATTCAAAGAAAAAGAAGCTCAACAGGTCGCTGAATGGATCATCACTGCTTTGGAAAATCCTAAAAATTCAGCTATATTGAAACAACTAAATGATGAAGTTCTCGCCCTAACCACTCGCTTCCCTCTCTATGAAAAATAA
- a CDS encoding ComE operon protein 2, translating to MVRIPWDQYFLSQALVLSMRSTCHRLMVGAVIVRENRIIAGGYNGSVSGETHCIDKGCYLEDGHCVRTIHSEMNAIIQCAKFGVSTENADIYVTHFPCLQCTKQIIQAGIKKVTYLYDYHNHPYAIELLAKAHVEIVKRELGATFFDQLTEQNQENLEKQKISADFSKDE from the coding sequence ATGGTTCGGATTCCTTGGGACCAATATTTTTTATCACAAGCTTTGGTCTTATCTATGCGATCGACTTGTCATCGTTTAATGGTGGGAGCTGTTATTGTCAGAGAAAATCGGATAATTGCTGGTGGCTATAATGGTTCTGTTAGCGGAGAGACGCATTGTATAGATAAAGGGTGTTATCTCGAAGATGGTCATTGTGTACGGACGATTCATTCTGAAATGAACGCCATCATTCAATGTGCCAAGTTTGGGGTATCAACAGAGAATGCAGATATTTATGTGACTCATTTTCCTTGCTTGCAATGCACTAAGCAGATTATTCAAGCAGGTATTAAGAAAGTGACTTATTTATATGATTACCATAATCATCCCTATGCGATAGAATTATTGGCTAAGGCACATGTAGAGATCGTTAAAAGAGAACTTGGAGCGACTTTCTTTGACCAGTTAACTGAACAAAACCAAGAAAATTTAGAGAAGCAGAAGATTTCTGCGGATTTTTCAAAAGATGAATAG
- a CDS encoding adenine phosphoribosyltransferase, translating to MQLKDYVKDIPDFPEKGIIFRDITPILQSPEAFSYVIDQIAAFAKEKGADLIVGPEARGFIVGCPVAYALNIGFSPARKPGKLPRETESFKYDLEYGTNQIEMHADAIRPGQKVVVIDDLLATGGTIHATREIVEKLGGKVVGAAFIIELKDLKGREAIQDLDIFSLLTY from the coding sequence ATGCAATTAAAAGATTATGTTAAGGATATTCCTGATTTTCCTGAGAAAGGAATTATATTTAGAGATATTACACCGATTTTACAGTCACCTGAAGCTTTTTCTTATGTGATTGACCAAATCGCAGCTTTTGCTAAAGAAAAAGGGGCCGACCTCATCGTAGGACCAGAAGCTCGTGGATTTATTGTAGGCTGTCCAGTAGCCTATGCTTTAAATATAGGGTTTTCTCCTGCGAGAAAGCCAGGTAAGCTCCCTCGTGAGACTGAATCTTTTAAGTATGATTTGGAATATGGGACTAATCAGATTGAAATGCACGCAGATGCCATTCGCCCAGGACAAAAAGTGGTGGTCATTGATGACTTATTGGCAACGGGTGGGACGATTCATGCTACCCGTGAAATTGTTGAAAAATTAGGAGGCAAAGTGGTTGGAGCTGCTTTTATTATTGAATTAAAAGACCTCAAGGGACGTGAAGCTATCCAAGATTTAGATATCTTTAGCTTATTGACTTATTAA
- a CDS encoding pyridoxamine 5'-phosphate oxidase family protein has translation MKYMDILAKIGACVFSTVDEEGHADARYANVGVANEQGVFFMTAPTTHFYEELEANPSVAVTGMIKEDGIEVIRLTGKVRAIGKEHLESILKDNPFVKDVYPDEGERFKVQAFQIYEGTGSYQHLQKHIKETFSFGK, from the coding sequence ATGAAATATATGGATATTTTAGCTAAAATAGGCGCATGTGTGTTCTCCACGGTAGATGAAGAGGGACATGCAGATGCTCGGTACGCAAACGTTGGAGTAGCAAATGAGCAGGGCGTTTTTTTTATGACAGCTCCCACTACTCACTTTTATGAAGAGTTGGAAGCTAATCCATCCGTTGCAGTCACAGGGATGATTAAAGAAGACGGTATAGAAGTCATTCGTTTAACCGGAAAAGTGCGCGCGATTGGTAAGGAACACCTTGAAAGTATTCTGAAAGATAATCCTTTTGTGAAAGATGTTTATCCTGATGAGGGGGAACGTTTCAAAGTGCAGGCCTTTCAAATTTATGAGGGAACTGGTTCCTATCAACACCTTCAAAAACACATCAAAGAAACTTTTTCTTTTGGGAAATAA
- the lexA gene encoding transcriptional repressor LexA: MKERPLQILQCIYDNVEEKGYPPTIREICECVGLTSTSTVHSHLNRLEQGGYLFKDSTKPRALEITQKGYKLLGVNHQGIPIVGTVTAGQPIDAIEDIEGYFPCPPSLNANEADYFMLQIRGESMIEAGILDGDYVIVRQQNSASNGDIVIAMTEEEQATCKRFFKEQDYIRLQPENSSMSAIILRNCYILGKVVSLYRPHTF, translated from the coding sequence ATGAAAGAGCGTCCACTCCAAATTCTTCAATGCATTTATGATAACGTCGAAGAGAAGGGATATCCTCCAACAATCCGTGAAATTTGTGAGTGTGTCGGACTTACTTCTACGTCCACTGTGCATTCTCATCTCAATCGCTTAGAACAAGGAGGCTACCTGTTCAAAGATTCTACAAAGCCACGCGCCTTAGAGATTACGCAAAAAGGTTACAAATTATTAGGCGTTAACCACCAAGGTATCCCTATAGTCGGAACAGTAACAGCCGGCCAACCTATTGATGCCATTGAAGATATTGAAGGCTACTTTCCCTGCCCACCTTCCCTCAACGCCAATGAAGCCGATTACTTTATGCTACAGATTCGCGGCGAAAGTATGATCGAAGCGGGAATTTTAGATGGAGATTACGTGATTGTTCGCCAACAAAATTCAGCTTCTAACGGAGATATTGTCATCGCTATGACCGAAGAAGAACAAGCTACCTGTAAGCGGTTTTTCAAAGAACAAGACTACATCCGACTACAACCTGAAAATTCTTCCATGTCAGCTATTATTCTCAGAAATTGCTATATTCTTGGAAAAGTAGTTTCCCTTTACCGTCCACATACTTTTTAA
- the gdhA gene encoding NADP-specific glutamate dehydrogenase, translating to MTATDYIQNMRQIWDQKYANEPEFLQVLHEFVDSIGPVLEEHPEYVEANLLGLIAIPERIFQFRVPWQDDQGHWQVNTGYRIQFNSAIGPYKGGLRFHPTVNLSILKFLGFEQIFKNALTGQPIGGGKGGADFDPKGKSDAEIMRFCQSFMTELQKYIGPNRDVPAGDIGVGGREIGYLFGQYKRLREFENGVLTGKPLTYGGSLTRTQATGYGAVYFLENMLSSKGEELAGKRVMVSGAGNVAIYAIEKLTELGAIPLTASDSNGYVIDEEGIDVELLKVIKEERRERISTYAKERPSARYYEGSVWTADLAVDVIMPCATQNEVQSDGAHQAIQNGARFVSEGANMPLDKAATDLFLEAGVYVGPAKAANAGGVAVSALEMAQNSQRIHWTFEEVDRQLKTIMDDIYYTSAQAAKDYTDNPDNLIAGANIAGFKKVAEAMFSQGLV from the coding sequence ATGACAGCCACGGATTATATTCAAAATATGCGTCAAATTTGGGATCAGAAATACGCGAATGAACCAGAATTTTTACAAGTTTTGCATGAATTTGTAGATTCTATTGGCCCTGTTCTGGAGGAACATCCAGAATATGTAGAAGCTAATTTATTAGGGCTTATAGCTATTCCTGAACGTATATTCCAATTTAGAGTGCCTTGGCAAGATGATCAAGGGCATTGGCAAGTGAATACGGGGTATCGGATACAGTTTAATTCCGCTATTGGTCCTTACAAAGGTGGTTTACGTTTCCATCCTACCGTTAATTTGTCTATCTTAAAATTCTTAGGTTTTGAACAAATCTTTAAGAACGCTTTAACTGGTCAACCGATTGGTGGCGGCAAAGGGGGCGCAGATTTTGATCCTAAGGGCAAGTCAGATGCAGAAATTATGCGCTTCTGTCAAAGCTTTATGACAGAACTTCAAAAGTATATCGGCCCTAACCGAGATGTTCCAGCAGGAGATATCGGTGTAGGAGGACGCGAAATTGGCTACCTCTTTGGCCAATACAAACGGCTGCGTGAATTTGAAAACGGCGTGTTAACTGGAAAGCCTTTAACCTATGGAGGTTCTTTGACGCGCACCCAAGCAACGGGATATGGAGCTGTTTATTTCTTAGAAAACATGTTATCCTCTAAGGGGGAAGAACTTGCCGGTAAGCGAGTAATGGTTTCTGGTGCTGGAAATGTGGCGATCTATGCCATCGAAAAACTTACAGAGCTTGGGGCAATTCCTCTGACAGCTTCCGATTCAAACGGTTATGTCATTGATGAAGAAGGTATTGATGTCGAACTCTTAAAAGTCATCAAAGAAGAGAGACGGGAGAGAATCTCTACTTATGCTAAAGAACGACCATCTGCGCGTTACTACGAAGGCTCTGTGTGGACAGCGGACTTGGCAGTGGATGTCATTATGCCTTGTGCTACCCAAAATGAAGTGCAATCGGATGGGGCGCATCAAGCCATTCAAAATGGTGCACGCTTTGTTTCTGAAGGCGCTAATATGCCATTAGATAAGGCTGCAACAGATCTCTTCCTTGAAGCAGGCGTTTACGTAGGACCTGCTAAGGCAGCCAATGCAGGAGGCGTTGCTGTATCCGCTCTAGAAATGGCTCAAAATAGCCAACGTATACATTGGACCTTTGAAGAAGTTGACCGTCAATTGAAGACCATTATGGATGACATCTATTACACTAGTGCCCAAGCGGCTAAAGATTATACAGATAATCCTGATAACCTAATTGCTGGTGCAAATATCGCAGGCTTTAAGAAAGTCGCAGAAGCGATGTTTTCTCAAGGATTAGTTTAA
- a CDS encoding NAD(P)H-hydrate dehydratase, whose amino-acid sequence MEGHLVSRKITLQEVQAHWPSREKDVYKGNFGHVLLIGGNERMGGAIQLAANACILSGAGLTTVATAGSNLSAIHSVRPEAMVVAWEAIEDWRELMANKDTLAIGPGLGGEPSRFIAIMKALQPLIQEKVVLLDADALTLYSQFEDELAFLSEAKGLIFTPHVGEWRRLCQEKIAPTDKEKVLDYAQNKHLTLVLKGAPSQVFLGRQGLIYENTRGNPGMAIGGMGDTLTGILAGLVGQFQSVDSAVLSGVFLHSYAADLIYQKDYVVIPSRLAASLPEVMKNLEGKNV is encoded by the coding sequence ATGGAAGGTCACTTAGTCAGTCGAAAAATCACTTTACAAGAAGTCCAAGCCCATTGGCCGAGCCGTGAGAAGGATGTCTATAAGGGAAACTTCGGACATGTTCTTTTGATTGGCGGCAATGAAAGGATGGGGGGAGCTATCCAACTAGCGGCAAATGCCTGCATCTTGAGTGGGGCTGGACTCACGACGGTTGCGACAGCAGGCAGCAATTTGTCGGCTATCCATAGTGTACGGCCAGAAGCTATGGTAGTGGCTTGGGAAGCTATAGAAGATTGGCGTGAGTTGATGGCGAACAAAGACACCCTCGCCATCGGACCTGGTCTAGGGGGGGAGCCTTCACGTTTTATAGCGATTATGAAAGCTTTACAGCCCCTTATTCAGGAGAAGGTGGTTCTTCTGGATGCGGATGCTTTAACGCTCTATAGTCAATTTGAGGATGAGTTAGCTTTCTTATCAGAAGCCAAAGGACTCATCTTCACTCCTCATGTGGGGGAATGGCGAAGACTTTGCCAAGAAAAGATCGCTCCAACGGATAAAGAAAAGGTTTTAGACTATGCCCAGAATAAACACCTTACTCTTGTATTAAAGGGAGCACCTAGTCAGGTGTTTTTAGGGCGCCAAGGACTCATTTATGAAAATACAAGAGGCAATCCAGGGATGGCGATTGGCGGCATGGGAGATACTTTAACCGGAATTTTAGCGGGCCTTGTGGGCCAATTTCAATCGGTGGATTCAGCTGTATTAAGTGGTGTTTTCTTGCATAGTTATGCGGCAGATCTGATCTATCAGAAGGACTATGTTGTGATTCCTAGTCGATTAGCAGCTAGTCTGCCAGAAGTGATGAAAAATTTGGAGGGAAAAAATGTCTAA
- a CDS encoding Rqc2 family fibronectin-binding protein codes for MSLDGLFIHSLTQELHQVLSKGRINKIQQPYDQEILLTIRQDRRTYKLLLAATPSAPRIQLTQRAYSIPETPQNFCMFLRKHIEGATITGVHQYEADRIVSVDLCCYNELGDPLKRHLVIEIMGRRSNILVLDEEHTIMDLITKIPPALNRYRTLLPGAHYCLPPQANKENPFTHLETFPFDEELSKVSLQAYFMGFGADSAQEVLYRLKGQSPDEQVHRFKTFIQSFMQPRPCLTKQDNKVHMTAFPYEHLLGERQTFDSLSQLMDAYYDQVSQYTRINQVSEQLGQVVNKKLKHCQKKLANLAKDEEKSQSAEDYQLKGELLTASLYQLHKGQTEVTLPNYYANGAPITISLDPALSPSDNAQKYFRQYRKYTHAKEHIEEQKAKNQGEVDYLLSISGLLTYAEDNELQAIKQELILQGYLSSPHQKRKSKNTAPLQPRHYPSVAGNSIWIGRNNTQNDQLTLKKAHKDYYWFHTQNIPGSHVILGTDHPTDEELLQAASYAAYFSKYRYATHVPVDYTQVKHVKKPKGAKPGLVNYFKQTTLYVSPTSPDPK; via the coding sequence ATGTCTCTAGATGGATTATTTATCCATAGTCTCACCCAAGAACTTCATCAAGTTCTCTCTAAGGGACGCATCAACAAAATCCAACAACCCTATGACCAAGAAATTCTTTTGACCATTCGTCAAGACCGGCGCACTTATAAATTATTACTAGCTGCCACCCCTTCAGCTCCCCGTATTCAACTCACTCAAAGGGCTTATAGTATTCCTGAAACGCCTCAAAACTTTTGTATGTTTTTGAGAAAACATATAGAAGGCGCAACCATTACAGGGGTTCATCAGTATGAAGCGGACCGCATTGTTTCCGTCGATCTCTGTTGCTATAACGAACTCGGTGATCCCCTCAAACGTCACCTCGTCATTGAAATCATGGGCAGGCGATCTAATATCCTTGTTTTGGATGAGGAACATACCATTATGGACCTCATCACCAAAATTCCGCCAGCCCTCAACCGGTATCGGACGCTGCTTCCAGGAGCGCATTATTGTCTTCCCCCTCAAGCGAACAAGGAAAATCCTTTCACCCACTTGGAAACTTTTCCTTTTGATGAAGAATTATCAAAAGTGTCATTACAAGCTTATTTTATGGGTTTTGGAGCAGACAGTGCCCAAGAAGTCCTCTATCGACTAAAGGGACAGTCCCCTGATGAGCAGGTTCACCGTTTCAAAACTTTTATTCAATCCTTCATGCAACCAAGGCCTTGTCTTACTAAGCAAGATAACAAGGTTCATATGACGGCTTTCCCTTATGAACATCTCCTGGGAGAACGCCAAACTTTCGATAGCCTAAGTCAGTTAATGGACGCTTATTATGATCAAGTCTCTCAATATACTCGCATTAATCAGGTTAGTGAACAATTGGGCCAAGTGGTCAACAAAAAACTCAAACATTGTCAAAAAAAACTCGCCAACCTCGCTAAGGACGAAGAAAAGAGTCAATCTGCAGAAGACTATCAGCTCAAGGGGGAATTACTCACTGCCTCCCTCTATCAACTCCACAAGGGACAAACAGAGGTGACTCTCCCCAATTACTACGCTAATGGTGCTCCCATCACTATCTCTCTTGATCCAGCACTCTCTCCTTCTGATAATGCTCAGAAATACTTCCGGCAGTATCGAAAATATACTCATGCCAAAGAGCATATCGAGGAACAAAAAGCAAAAAACCAAGGAGAAGTGGATTATCTTCTCTCCATCTCTGGCCTACTCACCTACGCAGAAGATAATGAATTACAAGCCATCAAACAAGAACTCATTCTCCAAGGTTACCTGTCTTCTCCTCATCAAAAACGAAAATCTAAAAACACTGCTCCACTCCAACCCAGACACTATCCATCAGTAGCTGGAAATTCCATTTGGATCGGACGCAACAACACGCAAAACGATCAACTCACCTTGAAAAAAGCACACAAAGATTACTATTGGTTCCATACCCAAAATATTCCAGGCAGTCACGTTATCTTAGGAACTGACCACCCCACAGATGAAGAGCTCCTTCAAGCAGCTTCCTATGCGGCCTACTTTTCTAAATACCGCTACGCTACCCATGTACCGGTCGACTATACCCAAGTCAAACATGTCAAAAAACCTAAAGGGGCCAAGCCTGGCTTAGTCAATTACTTTAAACAAACCACTCTCTATGTTTCCCCAACTTCCCCAGATCCTAAGTAA
- a CDS encoding ABC transporter permease, with protein sequence MNKLWIVIKHVYRKNVARKAFIWMLFSPIITLAICLAIGFFIGKYEGEKTATVALVDAPTTLQEKFQANAGKNTIRTDLDENQTKEALKTDSIDGYLVLTSKDKGLNPTFYNKTNSKDISLKPFENLLNDFILEQNISKLGLDPQQFKAIAHSQVPIQSVSFIYKNGELVPEIKEMKEVFIRKGIAYLTCFIVMMFIFSYVSVIGQEIASEKGSKVCEIILSSIPAKAYFFGKLAAIGLMVVTQIIIYLLIGVLVWMGFHLDLFSLPSEWTELLAQIHFSQVLQESLPSLLLGIVYAVLGIIIYSHLAASLGSLISKTEELPKAMMPISMLGVIGFYIGMFAITSTNNTFVRIASQIPFFTPFVMPFRLSNASIQPLEITLSIVLCFIFAMVILTLSVTFYKSNILTTSDKGFIDAMKRSLTLWKTEK encoded by the coding sequence ATGAATAAACTTTGGATTGTTATCAAACACGTTTACCGGAAAAATGTCGCCAGAAAAGCCTTCATCTGGATGCTTTTCTCTCCTATTATTACCTTAGCTATTTGCTTAGCGATTGGATTTTTCATTGGCAAGTACGAAGGCGAAAAAACAGCTACTGTTGCTCTTGTGGATGCCCCAACCACTCTGCAAGAAAAATTTCAAGCCAACGCCGGCAAGAATACTATTCGAACAGACTTAGATGAAAACCAAACCAAGGAAGCCTTAAAAACAGATAGCATCGATGGCTACCTCGTCTTAACTTCCAAAGATAAAGGCCTGAATCCTACCTTCTACAATAAGACCAACAGTAAAGATATTTCTCTGAAGCCGTTTGAAAATCTTTTAAACGACTTCATCCTTGAACAAAATATTTCAAAACTAGGACTCGATCCCCAGCAATTTAAAGCGATCGCTCACTCGCAAGTACCTATTCAATCAGTCAGCTTTATCTACAAAAATGGCGAACTGGTTCCTGAAATTAAAGAAATGAAAGAAGTCTTCATCCGTAAGGGGATTGCTTATCTGACTTGTTTTATTGTCATGATGTTTATCTTCTCTTATGTGAGTGTCATTGGGCAAGAGATTGCCAGCGAAAAAGGTTCCAAGGTTTGTGAAATCATCCTCTCCTCTATACCTGCTAAGGCCTACTTTTTTGGAAAATTAGCTGCTATTGGTTTGATGGTTGTGACTCAAATTATAATCTATCTGCTGATTGGTGTACTCGTTTGGATGGGATTTCACTTGGATCTCTTCTCCTTGCCAAGTGAATGGACAGAGTTGCTTGCTCAGATTCACTTCAGCCAAGTGCTTCAAGAATCTTTGCCTTCCCTTCTCCTTGGGATTGTTTACGCGGTACTTGGTATTATCATCTACTCCCACTTAGCAGCCTCCTTAGGTTCCTTAATCTCCAAAACAGAAGAGCTTCCAAAAGCTATGATGCCTATTTCTATGTTAGGAGTGATCGGTTTTTACATCGGTATGTTTGCCATAACTTCTACCAATAATACCTTTGTCCGTATAGCCTCACAAATACCTTTCTTTACACCTTTTGTGATGCCTTTCCGCCTCAGCAACGCCTCTATTCAACCGCTCGAAATTACCCTATCCATTGTTTTGTGCTTCATCTTTGCCATGGTCATTCTTACGCTTTCAGTCACTTTCTACAAGAGTAATATCTTAACCACGAGCGATAAGGGCTTTATAGATGCTATGAAGCGTTCTCTTACCCTCTGGAAAACTGAAAAATAA